From Streptomyces sp. NBC_00370, a single genomic window includes:
- a CDS encoding SapB/AmfS family lanthipeptide — MQQVLNLQELETEHTVDENGVIIASDFSTFACDSNVSVVVC; from the coding sequence ATGCAGCAGGTACTCAACCTCCAGGAGCTGGAGACCGAACACACCGTGGACGAGAACGGCGTGATCATCGCGAGCGACTTCAGCACGTTCGCGTGTGACAGCAACGTCAGCGTCGTCGTCTGCTAA